Within Thermotoga sp., the genomic segment GTAATATGATGTATGATCCAACAGAAGATGTACACCGAACTCCCCTGTCAACATAAGATCGAACCTGTAGCCGCTGAACACGACAGCGACTGTGAAGAGAAAATTGATCCACACTATCCACGTCGGAACTCTCCTTTTTAAAGAAAGACAGGCAATACCAAGCGCTACGAGAAAGAAGTTGTAAGAAAGGAAGATCACTCTTTTTCTCCTCCTCGATCCTTATCGAGTTTGTCGGAAGAGACAGAGGAGTACTTCGCAGAGATCACGCTCGCTATCGTGACGAGAAGGGCAACAGTTGCAAAGCCGATCACTATCGAGGTGATAATCAGGGCCTGGGGAACAGGATCAGCTGCACCCTGATGAAACGGGATTGGAACGTCTTTGCCCTGTCTTCTCGATACAATAACAAAGAAACTGACAACCCCGGTTCCCATGATGTCGAGCGAGATGATTTTCTTAATGAGATCTCTGTTCACCAGAACTCCCAGGAGACCGGCCAGGACCACCATCAGAGAGAGTCGCTCAAGCATCTTTCGACCACCTCTTTCCCCACAAGGAAAAGGGCATCGGCGTATGTCAGTTCGTCGAATCGGAATTCTTTCCCTGCTTCCACTTTCTCTGACTCAAACCATACAAGGTAGTTTTTTGGAGCAACCACTCTGACTGGTTTCAATCTCTCCATCACCTTCTTCATGACCGCTTTTCTCACTTTGTCTCCGAAGGCAGGATCCAGAGGGCCCGCCACCACGTACTTTCTGAGCTCCACAGGAACGTGGTATCCTATCCTGATCACCCGAATGCCCCAGCCTTCCAGAATACATACGAGATCTGAACAGATATCTATCGCTTCTTTCAAACTGAGCGGCCTGTAACGGGAACTTTTCATCATCCTGTGGAGTTCCGTTCCCTCGAAAACTAGAGTGGGGTGTATCCTCACCAGGTCAGCACCACATTCCACTGTTCTCATAGCAGAGAGTATCTCGTCTTTTCTATCACTCCTTGGTAGTCCCACCATCAGGTGCACACTCAGCCTAAACTCCATCCTTTTTATGAGTTTGCAGGCCTTTTCCACTTCTTCCGAGGTGTAATCTCTCTTCGAAGCTTCCAACACCTCGTCTGAGAAGGACTGAACTCCCACTTCGATCGTTTCGACGTCGTATTTCTTCAGAATTTCGAGTTTTTCT encodes:
- a CDS encoding cation:proton antiporter subunit C translates to MLERLSLMVVLAGLLGVLVNRDLIKKIISLDIMGTGVVSFFVIVSRRQGKDVPIPFHQGAADPVPQALIITSIVIGFATVALLVTIASVISAKYSSVSSDKLDKDRGGEKE
- a CDS encoding radical SAM protein translates to MKIIPVFLPYVGCKRRCVFCDQVKATGQKKVPSLDDIAQLIEEYSRTSGEYEVGFYGGTFTGLSEQKMEEYLNFVRRFPVVKSIRVSTRPDEVTREKLEILKKYDVETIEVGVQSFSDEVLEASKRDYTSEEVEKACKLIKRMEFRLSVHLMVGLPRSDRKDEILSAMRTVECGADLVRIHPTLVFEGTELHRMMKSSRYRPLSLKEAIDICSDLVCILEGWGIRVIRIGYHVPVELRKYVVAGPLDPAFGDKVRKAVMKKVMERLKPVRVVAPKNYLVWFESEKVEAGKEFRFDELTYADALFLVGKEVVERCLSDSL